The Candidatus Schneideria nysicola genome contains a region encoding:
- the rpsF gene encoding 30S ribosomal protein S6, with product MRHYEIVFIIHPDQSDQISNIIENYRSIITKNNEGVIHRIEDWGRRQLAYPINKLHKAHYILLNVEVPCNILKNLQSSIRFNTAIIRSMIIRMKFAITQQSIMMKDNNKLTTIIENEI from the coding sequence ATGCGTCATTACGAAATTGTTTTTATAATTCATCCTGATCAAAGTGATCAAATATCAAATATAATTGAAAATTATCGTTCTATAATTACTAAAAATAATGAAGGAGTAATTCATCGTATAGAAGATTGGGGTCGTCGTCAATTAGCATATCCTATTAATAAATTACATAAAGCACATTATATTCTATTAAATGTAGAAGTACCATGCAATATCTTGAAGAATCTTCAATCATCTATTCGTTTTAATACTGCTATTATACGTAGTATGATTATACGTATGAAATTTGCTATAACTCAACAATCTATTATGATGAAAGATAATAATAAGTTAACAACAATAATTGAAAATGAAATCTAA
- the guaA gene encoding glutamine-hydrolyzing GMP synthase has translation MIIIIDFGSQYTQLIARRIREIGVYCEIFYWDIPNIQEKINEFSPNGFILSGSVESSTQINSPYISESIFSSKLPILGICYGMQILALQLGGKVEKSKYREFGEAKLEIIRKSLLFPNNIQDIFNNKGNPIFDVWMSHDDTVTSIPKGFSLIAKTQMCPLAVIEHTEKKIYGVQFHPEVTHTIKGKNILSQFVLEICQCQISWTPPKIIENLMQFISNKIEKKEQVILGLSGGIDSLVTAILLNKIIDKRLICIFIDNGLLYTNDTKKIVKIFSEKYKLNIKHILAEDIFLQNLTGISDPEEKRKVIGRTFIKIFEEQALKYPYVKWLAQGTIYSDLIESGIESNFSLRKKNIIKSHHNVGGLPKNMKMQLIEPLKNLFKDEVRKIGLDLGLPYDVVYQHPFPGPGIGIRIIGEIKKEYCDILRHVDRIFIEELKNANLYSKIGQAFSIFLPVRSVGIMGDERKYNWVVALRAVDTTDFMTAKVVKLPYDFLSYVSNRIINEVRSISRIVYDITSKPPSTIEWE, from the coding sequence ATGATTATTATAATAGATTTTGGTTCACAATATACTCAATTAATAGCACGTCGTATAAGAGAAATTGGAGTGTATTGTGAAATTTTTTATTGGGATATTCCCAATATACAAGAAAAAATTAATGAATTTAGTCCTAATGGTTTTATTTTATCAGGTAGTGTAGAAAGTTCGACTCAAATAAATAGTCCATATATTTCAGAAAGTATTTTTAGCTCTAAATTACCTATATTAGGTATTTGTTATGGTATGCAAATTTTAGCTTTACAACTTGGTGGTAAAGTCGAAAAATCGAAGTATAGAGAATTTGGAGAAGCAAAATTAGAAATAATAAGAAAAAGTTTACTATTTCCTAATAATATTCAGGATATATTTAATAATAAAGGCAATCCGATTTTTGATGTTTGGATGAGTCATGATGATACAGTAACTTCTATTCCAAAAGGTTTTTCTTTAATTGCTAAAACTCAAATGTGTCCTTTGGCTGTTATAGAACATACAGAAAAAAAGATATATGGTGTACAGTTTCATCCTGAAGTCACTCATACGATAAAAGGTAAAAATATTTTATCTCAATTTGTTTTAGAAATTTGTCAATGTCAAATATCATGGACCCCTCCTAAAATAATAGAAAATTTAATGCAATTTATTTCTAATAAAATAGAGAAAAAAGAACAAGTAATTTTAGGATTATCAGGTGGAATTGATTCTTTAGTAACAGCAATCTTATTAAATAAAATTATTGATAAAAGACTTATTTGTATTTTTATCGATAATGGTTTATTATATACTAATGATACTAAAAAAATTGTAAAAATATTCTCAGAAAAATATAAATTAAATATTAAACATATATTGGCTGAAGATATTTTTCTTCAAAATTTAACTGGAATTTCTGACCCAGAAGAAAAAAGAAAAGTAATTGGAAGAACATTTATTAAGATATTTGAGGAACAAGCACTAAAGTATCCTTATGTAAAATGGTTAGCTCAAGGAACTATTTATTCTGATTTAATTGAATCAGGGATTGAATCTAATTTTTCTTTAAGAAAGAAAAATATTATTAAGTCTCATCATAATGTTGGAGGCTTACCTAAAAATATGAAAATGCAATTAATTGAACCTTTAAAAAATTTATTTAAAGATGAAGTGAGAAAAATTGGGTTAGATTTAGGGTTACCATATGATGTTGTTTATCAACATCCATTTCCAGGACCTGGTATTGGTATTAGAATTATTGGTGAAATTAAAAAAGAATATTGTGATATATTACGTCATGTTGATAGAATTTTTATTGAAGAATTGAAAAATGCTAATTTATATTCTAAAATAGGACAAGCTTTTTCTATATTTTTACCAGTTCGATCAGTTGGAATTATGGGTGATGAAAGAAAATATAATTGGGTAGTAGCATTACGTGCAGTAGATACTACTGATTTTATGACAGCCAAAGTTGTTAAACTTCCTTATGATTTTTTAAGTTATGTTTCTAATCGTATTATTAATGAGGTACGATCTATTTCTCGTATTGTTTATGATATTACTAGTAAGCCACCATCTACTATTGAATGGGAATAA
- the rpmB gene encoding 50S ribosomal protein L28, with protein sequence MSQICKITRKRTITGNHRSHAMNANKRYFFPNLHYHRFWIPSEKRFIKLRVSSKAIKIIDKKGIEEFLYKKVKI encoded by the coding sequence ATGTCTCAGATTTGTAAAATTACTAGAAAACGTACGATAACTGGCAATCATCGATCTCATGCTATGAATGCAAATAAACGTTATTTTTTCCCTAATTTACATTATCATCGTTTTTGGATTCCTAGTGAAAAACGTTTTATTAAGCTTCGTGTTTCTTCTAAAGCTATTAAAATAATAGATAAAAAAGGGATCGAAGAATTTTTATATAAAAAAGTAAAAATATAA
- the pfkA gene encoding 6-phosphofructokinase, producing MIKKVGVLTSGGDSPGMNAAIRGVVRTGLSKGLEVYGIYDGYLGLFYSKIKKLDRYSVSDVINRGGTFLGSARFPEFNKEYIRSIAIRNMQDYQLDALIVIGGEGTYIGAYYITKMGFPCISLPGTIDNDVTGTDYTIGYFTALETIIEAIDRLRDTSTSHQRISIVEVMGRNRGDLTMAAAIAGGCEFIVIPEVEFKPDDLVLEIKAGIIKGKKHAIIAITEHICNVTELAQYIEKKTGRETRATVLGHIQRGGAPVAYDRILASRMGAYSIDLLMRGYKNHCIGIQNEKLVHHDIKLILDTNRKKPFQSEMFEMAKRLF from the coding sequence ATGATTAAAAAAGTTGGAGTCTTAACAAGTGGGGGCGATTCTCCAGGAATGAATGCTGCTATTAGAGGGGTTGTTCGAACTGGACTTTCAAAAGGATTAGAAGTTTATGGTATTTATGATGGATATCTTGGTCTATTTTATTCTAAAATAAAAAAACTTGATAGATATAGTGTATCAGATGTAATTAATCGTGGTGGTACCTTTCTTGGATCCGCACGATTTCCGGAATTTAATAAAGAATATATTCGATCTATTGCTATTCGTAATATGCAAGACTATCAACTTGATGCCTTAATTGTTATTGGAGGAGAAGGAACTTATATAGGAGCTTATTATATAACTAAAATGGGTTTTCCTTGTATTAGTTTACCAGGTACAATAGATAATGATGTTACAGGTACTGATTATACTATTGGTTATTTTACTGCATTAGAAACTATAATTGAAGCAATAGATCGATTACGTGATACATCTACCTCTCATCAACGTATATCTATTGTTGAAGTTATGGGACGTAATAGAGGTGATTTAACTATGGCAGCGGCAATTGCAGGCGGTTGTGAATTTATTGTTATTCCTGAAGTTGAATTTAAACCAGATGATTTAGTACTTGAAATTAAAGCAGGAATTATTAAAGGAAAAAAACATGCAATAATAGCAATTACTGAACATATTTGTAATGTTACAGAATTAGCACAATATATTGAAAAAAAAACTGGAAGAGAAACAAGAGCGACAGTATTAGGTCATATTCAAAGAGGTGGAGCACCTGTTGCTTATGATCGTATATTAGCGTCAAGAATGGGAGCATATTCTATTGATTTATTAATGCGTGGATATAAGAATCATTGTATAGGGATACAAAATGAAAAATTAGTTCATCATGATATTAAACTTATCCTAGATACAAATAGAAAAAAACCATTTCAATCTGAAATGTTTGAAATGGCAAAAAGACTTTTTTAA
- the rplI gene encoding 50S ribosomal protein L9: protein MRIILLEKIKQIGNLGEEVSVKGGYARNFLIPRGKALPATKKNIIYVNNSRNHIQSELLKKLDDAKERAKKINNLLGDVITIFSKVGKEGKLFGSVGIRDIAHALNTAGISISKREIKLPNGILRTAGTYPVKIHLHNDVIVNLTVIITNKK from the coding sequence ATGAGAATAATCTTGCTTGAGAAAATTAAGCAAATTGGAAATTTAGGTGAAGAAGTTAGTGTGAAAGGAGGATATGCTAGAAATTTTTTAATTCCTAGAGGAAAAGCATTACCAGCAACTAAAAAAAATATTATTTATGTTAACAATAGTCGTAATCATATTCAGTCAGAACTATTAAAAAAATTAGATGATGCTAAAGAACGTGCTAAAAAAATTAATAATTTATTAGGTGACGTTATCACAATATTTTCTAAAGTAGGTAAAGAAGGAAAATTGTTTGGTTCAGTAGGGATACGTGATATTGCTCATGCTCTTAATACAGCAGGAATATCTATTTCTAAGCGTGAAATAAAATTACCAAATGGAATATTGCGTACTGCTGGTACTTATCCAGTAAAAATTCATTTACATAATGATGTTATTGTTAACTTAACTGTGATTATTACAAATAAAAAATAA
- the dut gene encoding dUTP diphosphatase yields MMKKINIKILDKRIGKTIPIPTYITVGSAGLDLCACIDSSILLLPKKDVLITTGLAIYIQDTKLAGILLPRSGLGHKHGIILGNSVGLIDSDYQGQIFISLWNRSTQPFKINPGDRIAQLVLIKIEQVSLNIIEDFKEISKRGEGGFCHSGLN; encoded by the coding sequence CTGATGAAAAAAATTAATATTAAAATTTTAGATAAAAGAATAGGAAAAACAATTCCTATACCGACTTATATAACAGTAGGTTCAGCTGGATTAGATTTATGTGCTTGTATAGATTCTTCTATACTTCTTCTTCCTAAAAAAGATGTATTAATTACTACAGGATTAGCTATATATATACAAGATACTAAATTAGCTGGAATATTATTACCTAGATCTGGTTTAGGACATAAACATGGAATTATATTAGGTAATTCTGTTGGTTTAATTGATTCAGATTATCAAGGTCAAATTTTTATTTCTCTTTGGAATCGTAGTACTCAACCTTTTAAAATTAATCCTGGAGATAGAATAGCTCAATTAGTATTAATAAAAATAGAACAAGTAAGTTTGAATATAATTGAAGATTTTAAAGAAATTAGTAAACGTGGAGAAGGTGGTTTTTGTCATTCAGGTTTAAATTAA
- the rpsR gene encoding 30S ribosomal protein S18, with protein sequence MTRYIRRRKFCKFTAEKILEIDYKDIAILKGFITESGKIVPSRITGTCAKYQRQLSRAVKRARYLSLLPYTDQHK encoded by the coding sequence ATGACGCGTTATATCCGTCGTCGTAAGTTCTGTAAATTTACTGCAGAAAAAATTTTGGAAATTGATTATAAAGATATTGCTATATTAAAAGGGTTTATTACAGAAAGTGGAAAAATTGTTCCAAGTCGAATTACTGGTACTTGTGCAAAATATCAAAGACAATTATCTCGTGCTGTTAAACGTGCACGTTATTTATCCTTATTACCTTATACTGATCAACATAAATAA
- a CDS encoding symmetrical bis(5'-nucleosyl)-tetraphosphatase: MSTYFIGDVHGCYKQLENLLDKVKFNPLMDTIWLTGDLVHKGPNSIEVLSFIHSLGKSTKIVLGNHDIQFIKNNYCSNIDKIRYLVHWLRHQSLIQIDEERKIFMVHAGVIPQWNINNVIQYAHDIELQLRGNNFKNFIKSIYNKKNNTTLNELNFNIQVFTKIRYCFSDGKLDINREYHQKIERKNSYSFLSSPWFNFYGPIRKKYNIIFGHWSALMGRGLPSGIYGLDTGCCWGGYLTMLRWEDKKIFRVSGIKNK, encoded by the coding sequence ATGTCTACTTATTTTATTGGAGATGTTCATGGATGTTATAAACAATTAGAAAATCTATTAGATAAAGTTAAATTTAATCCATTAATGGATACTATTTGGTTAACTGGTGATTTAGTTCATAAAGGACCTAATTCAATAGAAGTATTAAGTTTCATACATAGTTTAGGAAAAAGTACTAAAATCGTATTAGGTAATCATGATATACAATTTATTAAGAATAATTATTGTTCTAATATAGATAAAATTAGATATTTAGTTCATTGGTTACGTCATCAATCTTTAATTCAAATTGATGAAGAACGTAAAATATTTATGGTTCATGCTGGTGTTATACCTCAATGGAATATTAATAATGTAATCCAATATGCTCATGATATTGAATTACAACTTCGTGGTAATAATTTTAAAAATTTTATTAAATCCATCTATAATAAAAAAAATAACACAACACTCAATGAGTTAAATTTCAATATTCAAGTATTTACTAAAATACGCTATTGTTTTTCAGATGGTAAACTCGATATAAATCGTGAATATCATCAAAAAATAGAAAGAAAAAATTCCTATAGTTTTTTATCCTCTCCTTGGTTTAATTTCTATGGACCAATAAGAAAAAAATATAATATTATTTTTGGTCATTGGTCTGCTTTAATGGGTCGAGGATTACCATCTGGTATATATGGGTTAGATACTGGATGTTGTTGGGGTGGATATTTAACTATGTTAAGATGGGAAGATAAAAAAATATTTCGTGTATCTGGTATTAAGAATAAATAA
- the alaC gene encoding alanine transaminase, with the protein MTELSSKRHFTRIERLPPYVFNITAELKMIARRQGQDIIDLSMGNPDQPTPIHIVEKLCSVLHRKDIHGYSISRGILGLRKAISHWYDSRYNVSMNPEKEVIVTIGSKEGLSHLMLATLDYGDTVLVPNPSYPIHIYGAVNAGAQVLSIPLIDEVDFLQEIKKIIQNSIPKPKMIIFGFPSNPTAKCVELDFFEEIITLARKYNILVVHDLAYADIVYDGWKAPSIMQIPHAKEVAVEFFTLSKSYNMAGWRIGFMVGNNELVNALARIKSYHDYGTFIPLQIAAITALKAEQNCVKEIVDQYQKRRDILVNGLYEANWIVDTPKASMYIWAKIPNNYSHLGSLEFAKKLLNKAKVCVSPGIGFGHYGDTHVRFALVENQYRIRQAIRGIKLMFRSDGIIPIKKIKEKSYL; encoded by the coding sequence ATGACTGAATTATCTTCTAAGCGTCACTTTACACGTATTGAACGTCTCCCTCCTTATGTATTTAATATTACTGCTGAATTAAAAATGATAGCACGTCGTCAAGGTCAAGATATTATTGATCTGAGTATGGGGAATCCAGATCAACCTACTCCTATTCATATAGTAGAAAAACTTTGTAGTGTTCTTCATCGTAAAGATATACATGGATATTCTATTTCTCGAGGTATTCTTGGATTAAGAAAAGCCATTTCTCATTGGTATGATTCTCGATATAATGTATCTATGAATCCTGAAAAAGAAGTAATAGTGACTATTGGATCTAAAGAAGGATTATCTCATTTAATGTTAGCTACTTTAGATTATGGTGATACCGTATTAGTTCCTAATCCAAGTTATCCTATTCATATTTATGGTGCCGTTAATGCAGGAGCTCAAGTTTTATCAATACCACTTATAGATGAAGTAGATTTTTTACAAGAAATAAAAAAAATTATTCAAAATAGTATTCCTAAACCTAAAATGATTATATTTGGATTTCCATCTAATCCAACAGCAAAATGTGTTGAATTAGATTTTTTTGAAGAAATAATTACACTTGCAAGAAAATATAATATTTTAGTAGTACATGATTTAGCTTATGCCGATATTGTTTATGATGGATGGAAAGCACCATCTATTATGCAAATTCCTCATGCTAAAGAAGTTGCTGTTGAATTTTTTACTTTATCTAAAAGCTATAATATGGCTGGTTGGCGTATAGGGTTTATGGTTGGTAATAATGAATTAGTTAATGCACTTGCTCGTATTAAAAGTTATCACGATTATGGAACATTTATACCACTGCAAATTGCAGCAATTACCGCATTAAAAGCAGAGCAAAATTGTGTAAAAGAAATAGTTGATCAATATCAGAAACGTCGTGATATATTAGTTAATGGTTTATATGAAGCTAATTGGATAGTAGACACGCCAAAAGCCTCAATGTATATATGGGCAAAAATTCCAAATAATTATTCTCATCTAGGATCATTAGAATTTGCTAAAAAGCTTTTAAATAAAGCTAAAGTGTGTGTTTCTCCAGGTATTGGATTTGGACATTATGGTGATACACATGTACGTTTTGCTTTAGTAGAGAATCAATATCGTATTCGGCAAGCAATTAGAGGAATTAAATTAATGTTTCGATCTGATGGAATTATACCTATAAAAAAAATAAAAGAAAAATCATATTTATAA